A DNA window from Danio aesculapii chromosome 1, fDanAes4.1, whole genome shotgun sequence contains the following coding sequences:
- the slc27a1b gene encoding long-chain fatty acid transport protein 1b has product FRAPVALIIAGLLSALGVPWFWSLVSLLGVYLCSGGWRFVYVAARTAKRDLIGLQVLLRVKLYMRQYISNRSTVPSLFAQRVALHPEKAALVDESSGEVWSFSELDGRSNAVAQWVLAQGWRSGDVVAIFMESRPQMVALWLGMAKVGVEPALINFNLRRDSLIHCMGVSGACGMVFGAELLDVVLEVKESLRSLSLFCCGSAPAEMLDSLSAADLDALLSKSPQTPPAVTHNKGFNDRLFYIYTSGTTGLPKAAIVVHSRYYRIAAFSYYSFGLRPDDVVYCCLPLYHSAGNIIGVGQCLLHGLTVVIRRKFSASRFWDDCVKYNCTVVQYIGEICRYLLSQPVRPSESLHQVRVAMGNGLRPNVWESFMKRFGVKRIGEFYGATECNCSLANMDNKVGACGFNSVVLPSVYPIRLLRADEDTMELIRDNRGLCVPCKPGEPGIIVGRINPQDPLRRFDGYANQEATSKKISHNVFRKGDSAYVSGDLMVMDELGYVYFRDRGGDTFRWRGENVSTTEVEGVLSALLKQTDVAVYGVSVPGVEGKAGMAAIADPENDFNSETFLRDVQNALPSYARPVFLRLSPEVDKTGTFKIQKTRLQKEGFDPHQTADRLFFLNNHLGRYESLTEELHSAIMQGKVSL; this is encoded by the exons TTTCGCGCCCCAGTCGCTCTGATCATTGCCGGGTTATTGAGTGCTCTGGGCGTCCCGTGGTTCTGGAGTTTGGTGTCTCTTCTAGGAGTTTATTTATGTTCTGGGGGGTGGAGGTTTGTTTATGTGGCCGCACGCACTGCGAAGAGAGACCTCAT TGGTCTGCAAGTGTTACTGCGCGTCAAGCTCTACATGCGTCAGTATATCAGCAATCGCAGCACCGTCCCGTCGCTATTCGCCCAGCGGGTGGCGCTGCACCCAGAGAAAGCGGCGCTGGTGGACGAGTCATCAGGTGAGGTGTGGAGCTTCTCAGAGCTGGACGGGCGCTCCAacgctgtggcgcagtgggtgctGGCGCAGGGCTGGCGGTCGGGTGATGTGGTAGCCATTTTCATGGAGAGTCGCCCACAGATGGTGGCGCTGTGGCTCGGGATGGCTAAAGTGGGCGTGGAGCCGGCACTCATCAACTTTAACCTGCGCCGCGATTCGCTGATACACTGCATGGGCGTGTCTGGGGCGTGTGGGATGGTGTTCGGGGCGGAGCTTCTGGACG TGGTGCTGGAGGTGAAGGAGTCTCTGCGCAGTCTCTCCCTCTTCTGCTGTGGTTCTGCTCCTGCAGAGATGCTGGACTCGCTGTCGGCTGCAGATCTGGACGCTCTTCTCTCCAAATCTCCCCAAACACCACCCGCTGTCACACACAACAAGGGTTTCAATG ACAGGTTATTTTACATCTACACCTCAGGAACCACGGGTTTACCTAAAGCTGCCATTGTGGTGCACAGCAG gtaTTATCGTATCGCTGCGTTCAGTTATTACTCCTTCGGTCTGCGGCCGGATGATGTGGTGTACTGCTGTCTGCCGCTCTATCACTCCGCAG gcaACATCATTGGTGTTGGTCAGTGTTTGCTGCACGGCCTGACGGTGGTCATCCGGAGGAAGTTTTCCGCTAGTCGCTTCTGGGACGACTGTGTGAAATACAACTGTACG gttgTTCAGTATATTGGTGAAATCTGCCGATATCTCCTCTCTCAGCCAGTCCGTCCGTCAGAGTCTCTGCACCAAGTGCGTGTTGCTATGGGCAACGGTTTGCGGCCTAACGTTTGGGAATCGTTCATGAAACGCTTCGGTGTCAAGCGCATCGGTGAGTTTTACGGAGCCACAGAGTGCAACTGCAGCCTCGCCAACATGGACAACAAG GTGGGCGCGTGTGGCTTCAACAGTGTGGTTCTGCCTAGTGTTTACCCTATCAGACTGCTGAGGGCAGACGAGGACACTATGGAGTTAATTCGAGACAATAGAGGACTGTGTGTGCCATGCAAACctg GCGAACCTGGAATTATTGTGGGCAGAATAAACCCGCAAGACCCTCTGCGGCGATTCGATGGCTATGCGAATCAAGAGGCCACCAGTAAGAAGATCAGCCACAACGTCTTCAGAAAGGGAGATTCGGCGTATGTGTCag GTGATCTGATGGTGATGGATGAGTTGGGTTATGTGTATTTCCGGGATCGGGGCGGAGACACGTTTCGCTGGCGGGGTGAAAACGTCTCCACTACAGAAGTAGAGGGAGTCCTGAGCGCACTGCTGAAGCAGACGGATGTGGCTGTGTATGGAGTCTCAGTGCCAG GTGTGGAGGGGAAGGCAGGAATGGCTGCCATTGCAGATCCAGAGAATGATTTCAACAGCGAGACATTTCTGCGGGACGTCCAGAACGCTCTTCCTTCATATGCTCGGCCTGTTTTCTTAAGACTTTCACCTGAAGTGGACAAAACAG GCACATTTAAAATCCAGAAAACCCGCTTACAGAAGGAGGGATTTGACCCACATCAGACAGCAGACCGGCTCTTCTTCCTCAACAATCATCTGGGTCGATACGAGAGTCTGACAGAGGAGCTCCACAGTGCCATCATGCAGGGAAAAGTATCTCTATAA